In Feifania hominis, the following are encoded in one genomic region:
- a CDS encoding DNA-deoxyinosine glycosylase: MEQLIFHPLAPISDERSRVLILGSFPSVQSRGDGFYYANPQNRFWRVLSEVFDRPLPPQFSRGLADPHAQKAAALWLRSLRVALWDVIKSCRITGSKDDSITDVTPNELGRLLDSCPSIERIFLNGRAAQRLYQEHFSSLSLPAVYLPSTSPLNASYSLKRLCESWQVIRGE; the protein is encoded by the coding sequence ATGGAGCAACTGATTTTTCACCCACTCGCTCCCATCTCGGATGAGCGGTCACGGGTGCTGATTCTCGGCTCATTTCCGTCGGTTCAGTCGAGGGGCGACGGCTTCTACTACGCAAACCCGCAAAATCGCTTCTGGAGAGTGCTCAGCGAGGTGTTTGACAGGCCGCTGCCGCCGCAGTTTTCGCGGGGGCTCGCCGACCCGCATGCTCAAAAGGCGGCCGCTCTGTGGCTGCGTTCGCTGCGTGTGGCGCTGTGGGATGTGATCAAAAGCTGCCGGATCACCGGGTCAAAGGATGACAGCATCACCGACGTCACGCCGAACGAGCTCGGCCGGCTGCTCGACAGCTGCCCATCCATCGAGAGAATTTTTCTCAACGGCCGTGCGGCCCAGCGGCTGTATCAGGAGCACTTTTCGTCTCTGTCGCTCCCCGCCGTCTACCTGCCGTCGACGAGTCCGCTCAACGCGTCCTACTCCCTGAAGCGGCTCTGCGAGAGCTGGCAGGTGATTCGTGGGGAATAA
- a CDS encoding AEC family transporter — protein sequence MFSNALNAVLTLLLIGVVGFLMHRAGWIDDRVEDFLTKAVLKVFVPISLFNNALKYVTADFFRSASLAVPAVIIFACFGAGILAMKLTGVQKGTRGIFLTLFSCSNTLFVGLPVCSYFFGEIAVPYISMYYMCNTILFWVIGVTLIAADGGEPLRPNLQVVIRLVKSPITAFLIGCVVKLMGLSLPTFLSDALSSLGSLGTPLSTILIGAIVGGVGLGELTKLSRQSAAALLGRFVVCPAIALLCCRLFQLPALVSGVFVMMTAMPMMNQALIMARQYRSDVRFASQCHPVSMLLTPVVIPVVAVVIGLVFPL from the coding sequence ATGTTTTCCAACGCGCTCAACGCCGTGCTGACGCTGCTGCTCATCGGAGTAGTGGGCTTTTTGATGCACCGTGCGGGCTGGATCGATGATCGTGTGGAGGACTTTCTTACCAAAGCGGTTCTCAAAGTCTTTGTGCCGATCTCGCTGTTCAACAATGCTCTGAAGTATGTCACGGCAGACTTCTTTCGCAGCGCCAGTCTTGCAGTGCCGGCAGTGATCATATTTGCCTGCTTCGGCGCAGGCATCCTCGCGATGAAGTTGACCGGCGTGCAAAAGGGAACAAGAGGGATTTTTCTGACGCTTTTTTCCTGCTCCAATACGCTCTTTGTGGGTCTGCCGGTCTGTTCATATTTCTTCGGTGAGATTGCAGTTCCGTATATCAGCATGTACTACATGTGCAATACGATTCTCTTCTGGGTGATTGGCGTGACGCTGATTGCGGCGGATGGAGGGGAACCCCTGCGCCCAAACCTGCAGGTTGTAATCCGCCTTGTCAAATCGCCGATCACCGCATTTTTGATCGGCTGTGTGGTGAAGCTTATGGGGCTTTCGCTTCCGACGTTTCTCAGTGACGCGCTCTCGAGTCTCGGCTCGCTCGGCACGCCACTGTCCACCATTCTCATTGGGGCGATTGTCGGCGGCGTCGGGCTGGGGGAGCTGACGAAACTCAGCCGCCAGTCGGCAGCGGCCCTGCTCGGACGCTTCGTCGTCTGCCCAGCGATTGCACTTTTATGCTGTCGGCTGTTTCAACTGCCTGCTCTCGTCTCAGGCGTCTTTGTCATGATGACTGCAATGCCCATGATGAACCAAGCTCTCATTATGGCCCGACAGTACCGCTCCGACGTCCGTTTCGCCAGCCAGTGCCACCCGGTGAGCATGCTGCTCACACCAGTTGTGATTCCGGTTGTGGCGGTGGTGATCGGCCTGGTTTTTCCGCTGTGA
- a CDS encoding DMT family transporter — MQTLFKKVGRGPAFILAAAVLWSLGGIFIKFIDWHPMAIACVRCFFAALTFLLLTGGKVLGGIRLNRYNVIATLALSYTLIGFVAANKMTTAANAIVLQYMSPICIVVLSAVFFHQRPKKIDLIALGGALLGMVLFFVDSLGRGGLSGDLLALTTAVSYALVCMINHRPDCDSSQTLFLGMVLTCLVSLPFLFVPGAVTRNAGTWFVAAVAGILQIGLAYFCFSIGIKTTDPLEANLIGMLEPLLNPVWVMLFYGEVPGPMALVGAAVVVGCVTWLNAKKSKLAKQTPAEEILQGEEGI; from the coding sequence ATGCAGACGCTTTTCAAAAAGGTAGGCAGGGGGCCTGCCTTTATTCTCGCGGCCGCCGTTCTGTGGAGCCTTGGCGGTATTTTCATCAAGTTTATCGACTGGCACCCCATGGCGATTGCCTGCGTGCGCTGCTTCTTTGCGGCGCTGACCTTTCTGCTTTTAACGGGGGGAAAGGTACTCGGCGGCATCCGGTTAAACCGGTACAATGTCATAGCGACGCTTGCGCTCAGTTACACGCTGATTGGCTTTGTCGCCGCGAACAAGATGACAACGGCAGCAAACGCCATTGTTCTGCAGTATATGTCGCCGATCTGCATTGTTGTTCTCTCGGCGGTGTTCTTTCACCAGAGACCCAAGAAGATTGACCTGATTGCCCTTGGCGGCGCGCTGCTGGGAATGGTGCTCTTCTTTGTGGACAGCCTCGGCCGCGGCGGGCTTTCGGGCGATTTGCTGGCTCTCACGACTGCCGTGTCCTACGCGCTGGTGTGCATGATCAACCACCGGCCGGACTGCGACAGCAGTCAGACTCTCTTTCTGGGCATGGTGCTCACATGCCTTGTCAGTCTTCCTTTTCTGTTCGTACCTGGGGCGGTGACCCGAAACGCCGGGACATGGTTTGTCGCCGCGGTGGCTGGAATTTTGCAAATCGGCCTTGCCTATTTCTGCTTTTCCATTGGCATCAAGACAACCGACCCGCTGGAGGCCAATTTGATCGGCATGCTTGAGCCGCTGCTCAATCCGGTCTGGGTCATGCTGTTCTACGGCGAGGTGCCGGGCCCCATGGCGCTGGTCGGTGCAGCGGTCGTCGTCGGCTGCGTGACATGGCTCAACGCCAAGAAATCAAAGCTGGCAAAGCAGACGCCTGCCGAAGAAATCCTGCAGGGGGAAGAGGGGATTTGA
- a CDS encoding peptidoglycan recognition protein family protein has protein sequence MNIVYPEIAFDGELVPLRLEMVDSIALHDSEQAEGDVYDVDQWFKRRGYSGIGYNYFIHSDGTVIEGRGLNTGDAVKYHDGHVLSVAFQGNFTHSLSMPAAQYRSGVRLIQYLMNHIPTITMVDGHSHWAGTDCPGRYFPLGEMIADSTTKTKS, from the coding sequence TTGAACATTGTCTATCCCGAGATCGCCTTTGACGGCGAGCTCGTCCCGCTCCGGCTCGAAATGGTCGACTCCATTGCGCTGCACGATTCCGAACAGGCCGAGGGTGATGTCTACGATGTCGATCAGTGGTTCAAGCGGCGCGGCTACTCCGGAATCGGCTACAATTACTTTATCCATTCCGACGGCACCGTCATCGAGGGCCGCGGGCTCAACACCGGTGATGCGGTCAAATACCATGACGGCCACGTTCTCTCGGTTGCCTTTCAGGGCAATTTTACTCATTCACTGTCCATGCCGGCTGCACAGTACCGCTCCGGCGTACGTCTCATTCAATACTTAATGAACCACATTCCAACCATCACGATGGTGGACGGACATAGCCATTGGGCGGGCACTGACTGTCCCGGGCGATACTTTCCTCTTGGCGAGATGATTGCGGATTCGACCACAAAAACGAAGTCTTAA
- a CDS encoding rubrerythrin family protein, whose translation MNLTGTETLINLGRAFAGESQAKNRYLFYAEKAKQDGYAYIEKICRYIAQNETAHAKVFFDHIVNGMPNDVNNLNIDAGYPFELKDTINNMLYAKAGETSEYETIYPNFGKIAADEGFPAIAASFNMIAAIEGEHAKIFGTLHDKLANGSLYKGDAPVVWKCDYCGYETTSKDAFMVCPVCKKPQGFVIPQIEFLH comes from the coding sequence ATGAATCTGACCGGAACCGAAACTCTCATCAATCTCGGACGTGCCTTTGCCGGCGAGTCCCAGGCCAAAAACCGCTATCTCTTCTACGCGGAAAAGGCCAAGCAGGACGGCTACGCCTACATCGAGAAGATCTGCCGCTACATCGCACAAAACGAAACCGCCCACGCAAAAGTCTTCTTTGACCACATCGTCAACGGCATGCCAAACGATGTCAACAATCTCAACATCGACGCGGGCTATCCCTTTGAGCTCAAGGACACCATCAACAACATGCTCTACGCCAAGGCCGGCGAGACCTCCGAGTATGAGACCATCTACCCGAACTTCGGCAAGATCGCAGCCGACGAGGGATTCCCCGCCATCGCGGCCAGCTTCAACATGATTGCGGCCATCGAGGGTGAGCACGCCAAAATCTTCGGCACGCTGCATGACAAACTTGCAAACGGCTCGCTCTATAAAGGCGACGCACCCGTCGTGTGGAAGTGCGACTACTGCGGCTATGAGACAACCTCCAAGGACGCTTTCATGGTCTGCCCGGTCTGCAAAAAACCACAGGGCTTCGTCATCCCGCAGATCGAATTTCTGCACTGA
- a CDS encoding TfoX/Sxy family protein, producing the protein MCEMSSLPNIGPQVARQLREAGITTAGELRAAGSRQAWLRIRAMDPSACIHRLYALEGAVRGVKKSELPPDVKAELKAFYNAEKEK; encoded by the coding sequence ATGTGTGAGATGTCATCTCTTCCCAACATAGGACCACAGGTCGCAAGACAACTGAGGGAGGCCGGAATCACAACCGCCGGTGAGTTGCGCGCTGCAGGAAGCCGGCAGGCGTGGCTTCGTATCCGGGCAATGGATCCCTCCGCCTGCATCCACCGGCTCTACGCGCTCGAGGGAGCGGTACGCGGGGTCAAAAAAAGTGAGCTGCCGCCCGATGTCAAGGCGGAGCTCAAGGCATTTTATAACGCGGAAAAGGAAAAATAG
- a CDS encoding oligosaccharide flippase family protein: MNKYGRLMKNTVLFAIGTFSSKVLVFLMMPLYTRVLSDADYGKVDLIVQTGNLLLPIVSLGITNAVIRFGLDRSYRKKDVFSTGVITIFTGFALLLLTTPFLLRFPYIANNTVLLYAFVLMSLLRSLCSQMVRSMGMVRLYTFDGIMSTATTIFFNILYLVGFKWGITGYVLAIASSDCLSALLLFSLAKLGRFVRFRNINRATSRAMLKYSIPLIPTTMLWWITNVSDRYLVTGMIDSAANGLYAVAYKIPTIVILVSGIFMDAWQMSAVTENPLERKQFFSNVFGSFKALIFTAASGLILFAKLGTKILVSEAFYPSWKYIPFLIMSTTYSCLVTFMGSVYMVEKKSVLSLVTSAVGAGTNIVLNLILIPKYGVNGAAFATFVSYLVAFVLRAISARRMIRMEWNVPKLIFDTLVLFAQSIILIKEVPYWLLYEIALTLLMVVTNVKSLLLSAKKILRVKN; this comes from the coding sequence ATGAACAAATATGGACGCCTGATGAAAAATACGGTTCTCTTCGCCATTGGCACTTTCAGCTCCAAGGTGCTGGTGTTTTTGATGATGCCGCTTTACACCCGCGTTTTGAGTGATGCCGACTATGGAAAGGTTGACCTGATCGTTCAGACGGGAAATCTGCTGCTGCCCATTGTCTCGCTCGGCATCACAAACGCCGTCATTCGCTTTGGCCTCGACCGCAGTTACCGCAAGAAAGATGTCTTCTCGACCGGCGTCATTACCATTTTTACCGGTTTTGCGCTGCTTCTGCTGACAACGCCTTTTCTTCTGCGCTTTCCGTACATTGCCAACAACACCGTGCTGCTCTACGCCTTTGTGCTGATGTCGCTTCTGCGCTCACTGTGCTCGCAGATGGTGCGCTCGATGGGGATGGTACGCCTGTACACCTTTGACGGCATCATGAGCACAGCGACGACCATCTTCTTCAACATTCTCTATCTTGTCGGCTTCAAATGGGGCATCACGGGCTATGTGCTTGCCATTGCAAGTTCCGACTGCCTGTCGGCGCTTCTGCTCTTCTCGCTTGCAAAGCTCGGGCGGTTTGTACGTTTTCGAAACATCAACAGGGCGACTTCCCGCGCAATGCTCAAATACTCCATTCCGCTGATTCCCACAACCATGCTCTGGTGGATTACCAACGTCTCAGACCGCTATCTCGTCACGGGGATGATCGACTCGGCTGCAAACGGTCTCTATGCCGTGGCCTATAAGATTCCGACCATTGTCATCCTTGTCTCGGGTATTTTCATGGACGCCTGGCAGATGTCGGCGGTCACGGAGAATCCGCTCGAGAGAAAGCAGTTTTTCTCCAATGTATTCGGCTCGTTTAAGGCGCTCATCTTCACCGCAGCGTCGGGGCTGATTCTCTTTGCCAAACTCGGTACGAAAATCCTGGTCTCTGAGGCCTTTTACCCCTCCTGGAAGTATATCCCGTTTTTGATCATGTCCACAACCTACTCCTGCCTTGTGACCTTTATGGGCAGTGTCTACATGGTGGAGAAGAAGAGCGTTTTGTCCCTTGTCACTTCGGCAGTGGGTGCGGGGACAAACATCGTGCTCAATTTGATTTTGATCCCCAAATACGGCGTTAACGGCGCGGCTTTTGCGACTTTTGTCAGCTACCTTGTGGCCTTTGTGCTGCGGGCCATCAGCGCCCGGCGTATGATCCGCATGGAGTGGAATGTGCCAAAGCTCATCTTCGATACGCTCGTACTCTTTGCACAGAGCATCATCCTCATCAAAGAAGTACCGTACTGGCTGCTCTATGAGATCGCGCTGACGCTTCTGATGGTGGTCACCAATGTCAAGAGCCTGCTGCTGAGTGCAAAAAAGATTTTGAGAGTTAAAAACTGA
- the pyk gene encoding pyruvate kinase, whose protein sequence is MRKTKIICTMGPSTDNVETIKELMRLGMNVARFNFSHQDHAAQKRRFDMVVRAREELGLPIATMLDTKGPEVRLGLFKEGSAQLCAGQEFVLTTQQIEGDAERASITYTGLTRDVHTGTKILIDDGLIELEVLEVTGREIRCRVINGGEVSNSKGVNVPDVKLSMPFISERDRSDILFGIETGFDFIAASFTQSANDVREIRKLLDENGGKHINIIAKIENSEGVANIDEILQIVDGIMVARGDMGVEIAFENLPAIQKMLIKKAYNEGKQVITATQMLESMIKNPRPTRAETTDVANAIYDGTSAIMLSGETAAGAYPLEAVRTMARIAERTEANIDYFKRFRLRDNPSDPDITNAISHATCTTAHDLGAAAIVTVSNHGKTAKMISKYRPCCPIIACSPHNRTVRQLNLSWGVTPVYIREVDSTDALFESSLEGAKQTGIVAPGDLVVTTAGIPLRTSGTTNLMRVDIVK, encoded by the coding sequence ATGAGAAAGACAAAGATCATCTGCACAATGGGACCTTCCACCGACAATGTTGAAACGATCAAGGAGCTCATGCGCCTTGGCATGAATGTTGCCCGCTTCAATTTTTCCCACCAGGATCACGCGGCGCAGAAACGGCGCTTTGACATGGTGGTTCGCGCCCGTGAAGAGCTGGGACTTCCCATTGCAACTATGCTCGATACCAAGGGACCGGAAGTGCGGCTGGGGCTCTTCAAAGAGGGCAGTGCGCAGCTTTGCGCGGGACAGGAGTTTGTCCTGACCACGCAGCAGATAGAGGGAGACGCCGAGCGCGCAAGCATCACCTACACGGGACTTACGCGGGACGTACACACCGGCACGAAAATCCTCATTGACGACGGCCTGATTGAACTTGAGGTTCTGGAAGTCACAGGGAGGGAGATCCGCTGCCGCGTCATAAACGGCGGAGAGGTCTCCAATTCAAAGGGCGTCAACGTGCCGGACGTCAAGCTCTCCATGCCGTTTATCAGCGAGCGGGACCGCAGCGACATCCTCTTCGGCATTGAGACCGGTTTCGATTTTATCGCCGCCTCTTTCACCCAGAGTGCAAACGATGTGCGCGAGATTCGGAAACTGCTCGATGAAAACGGCGGCAAACACATCAACATCATTGCCAAGATCGAGAACAGCGAGGGCGTTGCAAACATTGACGAGATTTTACAGATTGTCGACGGCATCATGGTGGCGCGCGGCGACATGGGTGTTGAGATTGCCTTTGAGAATCTACCCGCCATTCAGAAAATGCTCATCAAGAAAGCTTACAACGAGGGAAAACAGGTTATCACCGCCACCCAGATGCTTGAGTCTATGATCAAAAATCCACGCCCGACAAGAGCCGAGACCACCGACGTTGCAAACGCCATCTACGATGGGACAAGCGCAATCATGCTCTCGGGCGAGACGGCGGCCGGCGCCTATCCGCTGGAGGCGGTGCGCACCATGGCGCGCATTGCCGAGCGCACGGAGGCGAACATTGACTATTTCAAGCGCTTTCGCCTGCGTGACAACCCGTCTGACCCGGACATCACAAACGCCATCTCCCACGCGACCTGCACCACGGCGCACGACCTCGGCGCAGCGGCGATTGTCACAGTGTCAAACCACGGCAAGACGGCAAAGATGATTTCCAAATACCGTCCGTGCTGCCCGATTATCGCGTGCTCGCCGCACAACCGCACCGTGCGTCAGCTCAATTTGTCATGGGGTGTGACGCCGGTTTACATCCGCGAAGTCGACTCGACCGACGCGCTCTTTGAAAGCTCGCTTGAAGGTGCGAAACAGACGGGTATTGTTGCGCCGGGCGACCTTGTGGTGACGACAGCGGGCATTCCGCTTCGCACTTCGGGCACGACAAATCTGATGCGCGTCGACATTGTCAAATAG
- a CDS encoding M13-type metalloendopeptidase produces MKQLQKLTAVLLSMLLILSAFLPAFAAQNEPLARGDAAQLILDAADDYRAGLTLGDIIKGYEDGELRESAPVTLVEAATMLSRAFGTLPTPVGDNLRTGVFVDAFSDVPAWALQDVGNLRSAGLLVPKADGSLGASETLTADELETLLRRIWSLYGTNLKDDFYAAVNKEALDESTIAAGEMTTNAFTALAALNSARLTEIINEIKDGSYAAGTKEQKIADFYRSVSDMEARNAAGIDPIAPYLTMIDEIESVNDLEQVEKTLFAELGMSGLIGFAYTADLKDSSRYILYLGTMSPALTKDVYAADEGAQKEAYLNYLATLLRLSGESEQDAAQHALDYYTLEKALSPSALDPQDQGNVDKIYNLYTLDQVKALYPALDLESLLSAAGYQFNGSAMVMDKGLFEAFAPYYCDEQIDLLKTVLKLSLLSSYGVTLSQDFTDASNLFSQQYYGIEGSKTPEETAMTMVQNVMTDYLGELFCERYFSEEAKKDVESMIADFIEIYKQRITALDWMSESTKAMALKKLDTMAVHIGYPDEWDSYMDDLTILAPQDGGSFFQNYCTLSRASYAENAALGGKEVDRDSWIMTAYTVNAMYSATSNSIWFPAGILQAPFYDVNAKHEANLGGIGAVIAHEITHAFDNNGAKFDEKGNAADWWTEEDYAAFSALCEKAAAYYNGWESAPGIVNSGILTLSENVADLGGLGCAIQAAGELENPDYDALFRNWAAIWEMTATRSYLQLLSVLDVHSANKVRTNQTLACFEEFYTTYSIEPGDGMYVAPEDRVKIW; encoded by the coding sequence ATGAAACAACTTCAAAAACTGACCGCTGTTCTGCTGAGCATGCTGCTCATTCTAAGTGCATTTCTTCCCGCTTTTGCTGCGCAGAATGAGCCCCTGGCCCGCGGTGACGCGGCGCAGCTCATTCTCGACGCTGCAGACGACTACCGCGCCGGGCTCACCCTCGGCGACATCATCAAGGGATATGAAGACGGTGAGCTGCGCGAGAGTGCGCCCGTCACACTTGTAGAAGCCGCTACCATGCTCAGCCGCGCTTTCGGCACTCTCCCCACGCCGGTGGGTGACAATCTGAGAACCGGCGTCTTTGTCGATGCATTTTCCGACGTTCCCGCCTGGGCACTGCAGGATGTGGGCAATCTGCGCAGCGCAGGGCTCCTCGTCCCTAAGGCCGACGGCTCGCTCGGCGCCTCAGAGACACTCACTGCCGATGAACTGGAAACGCTTCTGCGCCGTATCTGGTCGCTCTACGGCACCAATCTCAAGGATGATTTTTATGCTGCCGTAAACAAGGAAGCTCTTGATGAGAGCACCATCGCGGCAGGTGAGATGACGACCAACGCCTTTACCGCACTCGCCGCGCTCAACAGCGCGCGTCTGACCGAGATCATCAACGAAATCAAGGACGGCAGCTACGCCGCCGGCACCAAAGAGCAGAAAATCGCCGACTTTTACCGTTCGGTCTCCGATATGGAGGCCCGCAACGCGGCCGGTATCGATCCCATCGCCCCCTATCTCACCATGATCGACGAAATTGAGTCAGTCAACGACCTCGAGCAGGTCGAGAAGACTCTCTTTGCCGAGCTCGGGATGAGCGGTCTGATCGGCTTTGCGTACACAGCCGACCTCAAGGACAGCAGCCGCTACATTCTCTACCTGGGCACGATGAGCCCCGCCCTGACCAAAGATGTCTACGCTGCGGATGAGGGCGCTCAAAAAGAGGCCTATTTGAACTATCTGGCGACCCTGCTTCGTCTGTCAGGCGAATCCGAGCAGGACGCTGCACAACACGCTCTGGACTACTACACACTCGAGAAAGCTCTCTCCCCAAGTGCACTCGACCCGCAGGACCAGGGAAATGTCGACAAGATCTACAATCTCTACACGCTCGATCAGGTCAAAGCCCTCTACCCTGCCCTCGATTTGGAATCTCTGCTCAGCGCAGCGGGCTATCAGTTCAACGGTTCCGCCATGGTGATGGACAAAGGGCTCTTTGAGGCCTTTGCACCCTACTATTGCGATGAACAGATCGATCTGCTCAAAACGGTTCTCAAGCTCTCGCTTCTCTCGAGCTATGGTGTGACCCTCTCGCAGGATTTCACCGACGCCTCCAATCTCTTCTCGCAGCAGTACTATGGCATAGAGGGCAGCAAGACACCCGAAGAGACCGCGATGACCATGGTGCAAAATGTCATGACCGACTATCTCGGCGAGCTCTTCTGCGAGAGATATTTCTCCGAAGAGGCCAAAAAGGATGTCGAATCCATGATCGCCGACTTCATTGAAATTTACAAACAGCGCATCACCGCGCTCGACTGGATGAGCGAGTCGACAAAGGCCATGGCCCTTAAAAAACTTGACACCATGGCGGTGCACATCGGCTATCCCGATGAGTGGGACAGCTACATGGATGATCTAACCATTCTCGCTCCGCAGGACGGCGGCAGCTTCTTTCAAAACTACTGTACGCTCTCAAGAGCCTCCTACGCAGAGAATGCCGCGCTGGGCGGCAAGGAGGTCGACCGCGACAGCTGGATCATGACCGCCTACACAGTCAACGCCATGTACAGCGCCACGAGCAACTCCATCTGGTTCCCTGCCGGCATCCTGCAGGCGCCGTTCTATGACGTCAATGCCAAACACGAGGCCAACCTTGGCGGCATCGGCGCGGTCATCGCCCATGAGATCACCCACGCCTTTGACAACAACGGCGCGAAATTCGACGAAAAGGGCAATGCCGCCGACTGGTGGACCGAAGAGGACTACGCTGCGTTCTCCGCTCTGTGCGAAAAGGCAGCAGCCTACTACAACGGCTGGGAATCTGCGCCCGGAATTGTGAACAGCGGCATCCTGACGCTCAGTGAAAACGTGGCGGACCTCGGCGGCCTCGGCTGCGCCATCCAGGCCGCAGGCGAGCTTGAGAATCCCGACTACGACGCTCTGTTCAGGAACTGGGCGGCCATCTGGGAGATGACGGCAACCCGCAGTTATCTGCAGCTGCTCTCCGTGCTCGACGTGCACAGCGCCAACAAGGTCCGCACGAACCAGACACTCGCCTGCTTCGAAGAGTTTTACACCACCTATTCCATAGAACCGGGTGACGGTATGTATGTCGCTCCGGAGGACCGTGTGAAAATCTGGTGA
- a CDS encoding AAA family ATPase — MKKLIVINGTMGVGKSTVCRELTKLLTPCAWLDGDWCWMMNPFAVDDENIAMVTDNICHLLRGFLQNSHFEYVIFCWVIHEKAILDGLLAQLGDLDYSLSVITLSASPEALQARLLRDVSAGLRDEGIVARSLARLPLYASMDTFHLDVSDRSAADAACQIAALVKTE, encoded by the coding sequence TTGAAAAAGCTCATTGTCATAAACGGTACCATGGGTGTCGGTAAGAGCACGGTCTGCCGGGAGCTTACGAAACTTCTCACTCCCTGCGCCTGGCTCGACGGGGACTGGTGCTGGATGATGAACCCCTTTGCGGTGGATGACGAGAACATTGCGATGGTAACCGACAACATCTGTCATCTGCTGCGCGGCTTTCTTCAAAACTCCCATTTTGAGTATGTCATCTTCTGCTGGGTCATCCATGAGAAAGCCATACTCGACGGACTTCTCGCCCAGCTTGGCGATTTGGACTACTCCCTGTCGGTCATCACCCTGAGTGCGTCGCCCGAAGCGCTTCAGGCCCGTCTTTTACGGGATGTGAGCGCCGGGCTGCGCGATGAGGGCATCGTCGCGCGCAGCCTTGCGCGACTGCCACTCTATGCGTCGATGGACACGTTTCATCTCGATGTCAGCGACCGGAGCGCCGCCGATGCCGCCTGCCAAATTGCCGCTCTAGTCAAAACAGAATAA
- a CDS encoding DUF4358 domain-containing protein → MKQKRLTILAALLAVVILLGTLAGCSTQKPDSDPPPSDGTGEPAAPGDENTNTPSDGSQDGSADPEPDGGKDPAPDENPTPDDKPDTTPDPKPDTKPDPTPDPDPTPEPEPVPESTTPEEIVDKVKLTYPSSGTMSLSDSELKTFYGIDPSLLESYCVEIPTMNINAHEIAVFLLKDSADSKAVMEACKTRAEAIQKTFEDYLPDQFDIASNPVIKSSGRYVYFVIDENAEEIGKIISGCIK, encoded by the coding sequence ATGAAACAGAAGAGATTGACCATACTTGCAGCGCTGCTCGCAGTTGTGATACTGCTCGGCACACTCGCCGGCTGTTCCACGCAGAAGCCGGACAGCGACCCGCCTCCGTCCGATGGAACAGGCGAACCGGCGGCGCCCGGCGATGAGAACACCAACACGCCCTCCGACGGCAGTCAGGACGGCAGCGCAGACCCCGAGCCTGACGGCGGCAAGGATCCTGCCCCCGATGAAAATCCCACCCCGGATGACAAGCCGGATACCACACCAGATCCCAAGCCGGATACCAAGCCAGACCCCACTCCCGATCCTGACCCCACCCCTGAGCCGGAACCTGTGCCCGAGTCCACAACACCCGAGGAGATTGTCGATAAAGTAAAGCTGACCTATCCGTCCTCCGGCACCATGTCCCTCTCGGACTCCGAGCTGAAGACCTTTTACGGTATTGACCCCTCTCTTCTGGAGAGCTACTGCGTCGAGATCCCGACCATGAACATCAATGCCCATGAGATTGCGGTCTTCCTACTCAAGGACAGCGCCGACTCCAAAGCCGTCATGGAGGCCTGCAAGACCCGTGCCGAGGCCATTCAAAAGACCTTTGAGGACTATCTGCCAGACCAGTTTGATATCGCCTCAAACCCTGTCATCAAATCCTCCGGCCGATATGTCTATTTTGTCATTGATGAAAATGCCGAAGAAATCGGCAAAATCATTTCCGGCTGTATTAAATAA